Part of the Sphingobium lignivorans genome is shown below.
CCGCGTGGTCGGCGTTGCCAGAAACTCGCTTTCCAGTTCGAAGCCATAAGCGTGGGATTTGCCGGCATTCTCCGTCACCAGTGTGGATGAGACGCCGATCAGCTTCACGAAGGAAAGCTGCTGGTCCTTATAGTCGGAGTAGAAGGCTTCGATGTTGAGCTGCAGCTTGTTGTCGAGGAACCGGTTCTTCGATCCCACCGTATAGGATGTCACCTTTTCGGGCTCGTAGGTCTGCGAGCCGACCGGACCATAGAAGAAGCCGCCTGCCTTGAAACCGGTTCCGACGCTGGCATAGAGGAAGTTGCGCGGCCCTGCGTCGAACTCGACGCCGGCTTTCCAGGTCACCTTGTTCCAGTCGCGTGAACCCCGGACGATGTTGGCCGGCGCGCCGACCGGCAGATCGGGAATGACCGGGTCCGGACCGACGGTGTTGTTGAGCGTGTAGCGGGCGCTGTCGCTATTCTTCTTCTCGTAGGTGTAGCGCAGACCACCGGTCACGCGAAATGCATCGGTGAAGCCATAGGTGAGCTGCGAGAAGAGTGCCCCGGTCCAGCCCCAGAGATTGGTGTGTTGGTCGCTATAGTTGCGGCGTGGCGCATTCTCGCCATTGGCACGCGCTTTCATGTCCGTGTCGAGATAATAGGCGCCGAAGACATATTGGAAGGGTTGCGCGCTGGGTGAGGCGAGGCGCAGCTCAACGGATTTTTGCCAGGGCTCCTGCTGCTCGCGCAACTGCCAGCTCGTCGCTGTCGTCACGTAGCGGACATTGGCGGCGCGATAGCCACCAACCAGCGACACCGTACCGAGTGTGGTCGTCCAGTCCATATTGAGGCCGACGCCGTAATAATTCCCGTCGGTGAAGGGATTGCGGGTCTGCGCGGCGAGGCCAACGGACGTGTAGAAGCTCGCAAGATCGCCGACGCCGGTGTAGGGATCGGCGACGAAGCAGCTTACGCCTGTCCGTCCGAGCGCAGCGCATGGTTTGCGCAGCGTGGCCCCGGGCCCTTTTCCACCCTGATGGGCCCAGTCGAACGAGATGAGCACCGAGAAATTGTCGGTCGGCTCGGCGAGGAACGAGGCGCGCACAGCCTCGCCTTTGTCGTCGCCCGTGCCGTCGCTCATGAAGCCGTCACGGCGCACGCGCTGTCCGGCGATCCGCACGGCGACATTGTCCGAGATCGGGATGTTCAGTACGCCGGTCGCGTTGAAGCGGTCATAGTTGCCGACGTCGGCGGCAAGGCTTCCTTCAAACTCGAACCTGGGCCGCACCGGAATGACGTTGATGGCGCCGGCCCGTCGCGTTGCGGCCGTAGAGGGTTCCTTGCGGGCCTTTAAGGATTTCGACGCGATCGAGATCGAGATAGAGTCCGTGGATGACCGTGGGCGTCGCGAGGTAGACGCCGCCGAGGTTCACTGCGACGGTGGGATCGGCAAAGGCATTGCCGCCGAGCTGGCTGACACCACGGACAGCGAAGGTCGTGTATGGACCGCCTGAGGGCTGCACTTGCAGGCCCGCAGTCAGGCGGCTGAGATCCTCGGTTTGGCTCACACCGCGCGATGTCATGGTTTCGCCGGTGACGGCGGTGACAGACAAGGCTGTCCGCTGCACATTCTCCGAGCGGCGCTGGGCGGTTACGACGATATCCTGAAGCCCCTGTTCGCCGGTCTCGATTTCGGCCGATGCGCTGCCCTGCGCCAGTGCCGGCGACGTGAGCGCGACGCTCAATGCCAGAAACGATGTTCCAAGTTTGGCCGCCACCCCCATGAAATCCCTCCCGATGATTTGCTGTTTGAGGGAGAAGTAGATGGACGGGGGGCGGGGGTCTGTCCGTCCGGCAAAGGACAGAGGCGCTCGCTAGCGCAGGACCAGCCGGGCAAGTTCATAGGCGCTGCTTATGCCGAGGCGCTGATAGGCGCGTTTCCTGTACGTCAGGACGGACGACGCGGCGATTCCGAGATCGAGCGCGCATCCCTCGACGGAGATGCCCATGGCCGCGCGCGCGCAAACCTCGCGCTCACGGGGCGTCAAGGCAGGGTAACGCTGGCCGAACCGTTCCTCCAGTTCGGCGATGCGATCGGCCCGGTTCTCGACGACTTCGCCGATCAGGCTGCGGTGCCGGTCGACCAGTGGAGTCAGCAGGCGGTAGGCGCTGCCAAGCAGGGATAATTCCCGTTCCGTGAACCGGCCTGACGTTTTGCGTCGCACGACGGTCATGCAGCGCCAACCGTTTCGCCCCAACTTGCGAATGAAGGAGACGCGCTCGACGACGCTCGCCCGTTCCAGCATGGATCGATAGGCCGGCACGACGATATCGCAAGGCGCCACCTTCAGGCACAGGATCGTGTCGTCATCCTTGACGCTGTCGATGGCCAGCTGCAGCGGATCATTGGGCAGGAACAGCTTTACATAAGTGCTCCCGTTGACGACCGGCTTGTCCAGTTCGGTCTGCATGATCAGCGGTTCCGATCTGGTGCTGCCATCGATGAGATAGAATCTGTCGACCAGCACGCCGAGCGATCCACTGAGCGTCCGATAGAAGCGATCGGATCCCAGCAGATCGACCGCAGCCGCGAACGGTTTCAACACGGCTGGTTCGACCATATGTCCATCGATGCGTCGGACCTCTGTCATGGGCTTATCGCTCCTTGGTTGTCCCGAACTGAGTGGACAGGCGCCGCGATCCCGCTTCGCTATCTGTCGGTCCATCACGAGATGGAGGCAGCGACATGCAGTTCGGACTATTCATGGGCATCTGGGAAAACCCCCAGGCGGGCACCAGCCATCATGCCATCCTGAATCAGGTGATCGACTATGTCGTGCGCGCCGAGGCACTTGGCTTCATGTCCGTGTTCCTCAACGAGCATCATTTCACGGGCCTGCCCCAGATCCCTTCCTCGATGATGGTCCTCTCGAACCTGGCTGCCCGCACGCGCACGATCCGGCTCGGAACGGCCGTCACGATCCTGCCCTGGCACAATCCGCTGTTGTTCGCCGAGGAAGTCGGCACGCTCGATCTGCTGTCCGACGGGCGTTTCGATTGCGGGATCGGCCGCGGCTTCCGTTTTGTCGAATGCCAGGGATTCGGGATTCCCGGCGCGGAACTTCAGGCCCGCTATGAGGAAGCGCTGACCATTCTTCAGAAAGCCTGGTCCGCGCCGGGGCGCTTCTCGCACAGCGGCACATATTGGAACTTCACGGACGCGATCATCGATCCAAAATCGATCCAGCAACCGCATCCGCCGGTCTGGATCGCCGTTGGGAGCGATGCCTCGGCGCGCCGCACGGCAGAGCAAGGCTATAATCTGCTGCTCGATCAGTTCAGCGATTCCGGCCAGCTCGGCCAGCGCATCGCGGTCTATCGCGAGGCTGTGGAAGCGCAGGGCCGCCCGTTCGACCCGCGTTCCATTGGCGTGACCCGCGCTTTCCATCTCACGACGAACGAAGCCGAAACGCGAGAGGCGATCGCGCATCATCACCATGTGCTTGCCAATAATCGCATGCTCTCGACTGATCCGAACGCGTCCGGCGGCGTGCATGCGCCGCCGATGGCGACGGGCGATGAAGACGATATCTGGCTCATCGGTACGGCCGACCAGTTGATCGCCAGGATCGAGCGGCTGAAGGCGGCCGGCGTCGATTATCTGCTGCTGCTCGACGCGGCGGGCGATCAGAAGAGCCTCGAGCGATTTGCCAGCGAGATCATGCCGCTTTTCGCCGGTTCGCGCGAAAGCGTTGCGGCCTGACGCATCGGCCTAGTGCGTGACGAGCGAGCATAGCTCGAACGGGCTCGTCACGCGCAGCCTCTGGTAGGCGCGCTGGCGATAGGTGAGGACCGAGGTTTTCGCGATACCCAGGTCGAGCGCAGTGGC
Proteins encoded:
- a CDS encoding helix-turn-helix transcriptional regulator gives rise to the protein MTEVRRIDGHMVEPAVLKPFAAAVDLLGSDRFYRTLSGSLGVLVDRFYLIDGSTRSEPLIMQTELDKPVVNGSTYVKLFLPNDPLQLAIDSVKDDDTILCLKVAPCDIVVPAYRSMLERASVVERVSFIRKLGRNGWRCMTVVRRKTSGRFTERELSLLGSAYRLLTPLVDRHRSLIGEVVENRADRIAELEERFGQRYPALTPREREVCARAAMGISVEGCALDLGIAASSVLTYRKRAYQRLGISSAYELARLVLR
- a CDS encoding LLM class flavin-dependent oxidoreductase is translated as MQFGLFMGIWENPQAGTSHHAILNQVIDYVVRAEALGFMSVFLNEHHFTGLPQIPSSMMVLSNLAARTRTIRLGTAVTILPWHNPLLFAEEVGTLDLLSDGRFDCGIGRGFRFVECQGFGIPGAELQARYEEALTILQKAWSAPGRFSHSGTYWNFTDAIIDPKSIQQPHPPVWIAVGSDASARRTAEQGYNLLLDQFSDSGQLGQRIAVYREAVEAQGRPFDPRSIGVTRAFHLTTNEAETREAIAHHHHVLANNRMLSTDPNASGGVHAPPMATGDEDDIWLIGTADQLIARIERLKAAGVDYLLLLDAAGDQKSLERFASEIMPLFAGSRESVAA
- a CDS encoding TonB-dependent receptor plug domain-containing protein, with translation MGVAAKLGTSFLALSVALTSPALAQGSASAEIETGEQGLQDIVVTAQRRSENVQRTALSVTAVTGETMTSRGVSQTEDLSRLTAGLQVQPSGGPYTTFAVRGVSQLGGNAFADPTVAVNLGGVYLATPTVIHGLYLDLDRVEILKGPQGTLYGRNATGRRHQRHSGAAQVRV
- a CDS encoding TonB-dependent receptor domain-containing protein is translated as MRPRFEFEGSLAADVGNYDRFNATGVLNIPISDNVAVRIAGQRVRRDGFMSDGTGDDKGEAVRASFLAEPTDNFSVLISFDWAHQGGKGPGATLRKPCAALGRTGVSCFVADPYTGVGDLASFYTSVGLAAQTRNPFTDGNYYGVGLNMDWTTTLGTVSLVGGYRAANVRYVTTATSWQLREQQEPWQKSVELRLASPSAQPFQYVFGAYYLDTDMKARANGENAPRRNYSDQHTNLWGWTGALFSQLTYGFTDAFRVTGGLRYTYEKKNSDSARYTLNNTVGPDPVIPDLPVGAPANIVRGSRDWNKVTWKAGVEFDAGPRNFLYASVGTGFKAGGFFYGPVGSQTYEPEKVTSYTVGSKNRFLDNKLQLNIEAFYSDYKDQQLSFVKLIGVSSTLVTENAGKSHAYGFELESEFLATPTTRLGTQIQYLKAKYDSFSYLTLAAPPATSACKVTAGVPQATVNCDGQPPLRAPEWTINGSIEQSFPLANGGRFAAEARGRYETEFQNDVSYVPETQGKPTARIDLSLSYQAPDNRWSIQGYVNNVTDVVTIASATMSNAYPNNQAVGIVLYAPRTFGVRGQVRF